ACGCCATTTCTGCCATATATTTTGGCAACGCGGCAATGATTTGCGTGGGTAACGTTACATATTGCTTTTGTGCCAACTGGTCACTGATTGCACTATGAGTGTAAACCGCCGCTAAAATCGTTTGCGCGCGATCAGCAGAAAATTGTGCCAAAAAGCCAGCCAAAATTCCAGTTAAACAATCGCCCATACCGCCAGTGGCCATTGCCGCCGAACCAACTGGATTCTGCCACATTATCGTTGAATCCGGTAAATAAATTTCTGTCCGGTGTGATTTAACGATCACGGTTGCGGCTAATTTTTGCTGGATTGCTTGATTCTTGGCCGGCGTTTGTTGGGCGACGGGGATGCCCGATAGCCGTTGCCATTCCATTTGATGCGGTGTGAAAATAATTTGCGCCTGCGGTAAAGCTAGTTTTTCCTGTGCAACCAAAGTGATCGCAGAACCGTCAATAATTAGATTCTGCTGCGGCTGTACTTGAGTAAAAACAAATTTCAAAATAGCCAAGGCGGTGACGTCAGTGCCTAAGCCAGGGCCAATCACGATCACATCCATTTGCGGAATCAACTCAGCCAGCATCTTTTCATCCTGATAATCCACCACCATTGCTTCTGGCAAGCGGGCATGCAAACTGATAAAATTCTGCGGTGCCGTGGCACACGTAACCAAACCGGCACCGCTATAAACGGCAGCACTAGCACTCATAATAATCGCACCACCAAAATTTTGGTTACCACCGATCGTCAATACCCGGCCAAAATTGCCTTTATGACTTTCTTGTGTTCGTGGTCGAATCACCTGTTGCACAAGCGATTTTGTAATCTGTTGCACCCTCAGCACTCCCCTTACAAAGATTTACATCACTACTCATATTATAGCATCTGACCAAGTAAATCGGGGCAGCAACCCCTACAAACTATTTGGGATCAGCTGCAATTGGTTCAATTGCTTTGACCCATGCTGGTGCAGCTTCCAGCTGGGTACGGGTGACATAAAACGCACTGGATTTGGCTTGCGTAGCACTTAAATGTGCCGTAAACCACTGACCGTTCTTGCGGATTCCAGCATAGGTCTGCCCACGTGGATCAGTAGTTTCAGTTGCTTCTAGTGGCAGTAAATATTTAGGTTCCACCACGACATAACCATCTAGAGCTGCCCGCATTAACCAAATTTTATCGGTAGCCGTTAGCACATGATCGCCTGCCGTCTCTGAACTTGAAATACACTGCACTAAATAAAGTGTTTGTGAATCCTGATCCAAAAAAGCCTTACGCGCGCGTTGTGCCTTTGCCCATTGATCAAACCACATCATATAATTCACCCCAAATTGCAAGAACAAATTAGCCACGCAATAAATCCCGGCAAGACAGTATTTTCATTGATATTCATATTTTAAAGATTCAATCTTTAGCCAGCGGCAGCGGAGAAAAGCTCTTTTGGGGTTTGGTAACCTGACTG
This is a stretch of genomic DNA from Loigolactobacillus coryniformis subsp. coryniformis KCTC 3167 = DSM 20001. It encodes these proteins:
- a CDS encoding NAD(P)H-hydrate dehydratase, encoding MQQITKSLVQQVIRPRTQESHKGNFGRVLTIGGNQNFGGAIIMSASAAVYSGAGLVTCATAPQNFISLHARLPEAMVVDYQDEKMLAELIPQMDVIVIGPGLGTDVTALAILKFVFTQVQPQQNLIIDGSAITLVAQEKLALPQAQIIFTPHQMEWQRLSGIPVAQQTPAKNQAIQQKLAATVIVKSHRTEIYLPDSTIMWQNPVGSAAMATGGMGDCLTGILAGFLAQFSADRAQTILAAVYTHSAISDQLAQKQYVTLPTQIIAALPKYMAEMAS